From Mya arenaria isolate MELC-2E11 chromosome 12, ASM2691426v1, the proteins below share one genomic window:
- the LOC128210673 gene encoding inverted formin-2-like gives MGTGPMCPPEDPPLGTDPMCPPVDPPLGTGPMCHPVDPPMGTGPMCPPVDPPLGTGPMCPPVDPPLGTDPMCPPGRSATGHGPYVPPGRSATGHGPYVPPVDPPLGTGPMCPPVDPPLGTGPMCPPVDPPMGTDPMCPPVDPPMGTDPMCPPVDPPMGTDPMCPPVDPPMGTDPMCPPGRSTNGHGPYVPPGRSTNGHGPYVPPR, from the coding sequence ATGGGCACGGGCCCTATGTGCCCCCCGGAAGATCCGCCACTGGGCACGGACCCTATGTGCCCCCCGGTAGATCCGCCACTGGGCACGGGCCCTATGTGCCACCCGGTAGATCCACCAATGGGCACGGGCCCTATGTGCCCCCCGGTAGATCCGCCACTGGGCACGGGCCCTATGTGCCCCCCGGTAGATCCGCCACTGGGCACGGACCCTATGTGCCCCCCCGGTAGATCCGCCACTGGGCACGGGCCCTATGTGCCCCCCGGTAGATCCGCCACTGGGCACGGGCCCTATGTGCCCCCAGTAGATCCGCCACTGGGCACGGGCCCTATGTGCCCCCCGGTAGATCCGCCACTGGGCACGGGCCCTATGTGCCCCCCGGTAGATCCACCAATGGGCACGGACCCTATGTGCCCCCCGGTAGATCCACCAATGGGCACGGACCCTATGTGCCCCCCGGTAGATCCACCAATGGGCACGGACCCTATGTGCCCCCCGGTAGATCCACCAATGGGCACGGACCCTATGTGCCCCCCCGGTAGATCCACCAATGGGCACGGACCCTATGTGCCCCCCGGTAGATCCACCAATGGGCACGGACCCTATGTGCCCCCCCGGTAG